TACCGAAGAGGGATGCTGCAGAAATCAAGGAGCAATTAATTATATTGTTATAGATCTCAACATTCTCTTATGTAAATTTATCAACAATTTAGAGGGAATTGAATTGATCAAGAACCTTGCAAGGCGAGTATAAAACAATTGTTTAGCCAATGATTGGCACTTTTCAATGGTGGGAGGCTCTTGGATATAGTGTCTGTTCTGTTCCAACAATAGCTTGTAGTAGGAACCTCCATTCTTAGCAACAACTTGAGAGGCTTGTGTCACCTTTGATTGCAACTGAGGAATCCTTGATGCCATGAATATGATCTAAACTAAAGGTGCAAAATTTATCATAATAATCATGTGGAGATTCTAAATGGAGGCTCTATTTCAATTATTGGATCATACTCATTATAGTCTATAGTTATATATATAAGGACATGCTGCCATATGGCACCTCAATTAGTAACAGAATTGTTCTGACAAGAATAACTCATAATTTCACAATCTTAGTGAAGATGTTGAATTCAGTTACTTTGGCTACCGTTTCTACCGCTAACAGATGACCAACTCAGTGTTCAAGGATTACCCTTTTTAC
The DNA window shown above is from Arachis ipaensis cultivar K30076 chromosome B08, Araip1.1, whole genome shotgun sequence and carries:
- the LOC107612660 gene encoding uncharacterized protein LOC107612660; protein product: MASRIPQLQSKVTQASQVVAKNGGSYYKLLLEQNRHYIQEPPTIEKCQSLAKQLFYTRLASIPLRYNSFLKDLDYVKNIVKNRHDLNIEDVGIGALFGLECFAWFWGGEIVGRGFTFTGYYV